The window TTCAATCATCATGCCAGCCAACATACCGCACGCACTTAAGGCGGTAGAACGCTACAAGATGGTACTCACAATGATAAAAGAGCCAAAATAGACGTAATCCGGCTTCGGCGATTTTGGATTAATTTAAAATTAGCTGAAAAAACACATGAAAATTGACATTGGCTGTTGACCTGAAAGAGTTTTTTTGATACTTTTGGTTTGAAATCGCTATTCGGTACTGCATCGCCAAAATAACAAGGGCCGGGAAATAGTGAGTTGGTGTTGTTTTTCGCATACAAGGGTGCCGCAACTTCATAAACCGACAGCAGCTATGATAAAAAAGCTGATACTGTTCCTGGAACCGCCCCCCGGCTGGAAGCCTGCGGTGGTAATCCTTCTCGGGGTATTTACCGGCATTGCCCTGCTGGTATTTCACGCCTCAGAGGCACAATCCTACATTTCCGACAAGCCCGAGACCTGCATCAACTGCCACGTTATGTACCCGCAGTATGCGTCATGGGCTAAGAGCAGTCACCGCGAAACAGCCACTTGTGCAGAGTGCCACGTGCCGCAGGATAACGTTTTCAGCAAGTATTACGTTAAGGGGACCGACGGAATGAGGCATGCATATGTGTTCACGGCCAGGGCAGAGCCCCAGACAATTGAGATAAAACAGCGGGGCATAAATGTAGTGCAGGATAACTGTATCAGGTGTCACCAGGACCTGGTGGAGATGACCAGGCTTGTTGAGGTTACCGGCAGGAATCATCTTGAAGGCGAGGGACACAGGTGCTGGGACTGCCACAGGGATGTACCGCACGGCACGGTACGAAGCCTTTCTTCTGCCCCATACTCGCTGGTTCCCAGGCTGCCTTCAATAATGCCGCAGTGGCTCAGGGATTTCCTGGGAGGGGAAAGAGAATGACCGGAATTGTTCAGTAAACAAAAACTCATGGTAAGTAGATAACATCAGTTTTAGAGCTAATAGAGCAGAACCAGAAAATGTCAGAAAATTAAACCGATAACCCTATGGCAACCATTAAAGAACTCTCCGAAAAGAAACCCTGGCTCAACTGGGTCCTTTTCTTCGGCACAGTCGTGATTGTATTCCTTATCGGACTGTTTGCCGCCTCGATCGTTGAAAGGCGAAGCGAGGCACAGCTTTACTTCCAGATGGTGAAGCCGATACCGGACTGGGAGCCCAGGCACGAGGTGTGGGGGCAGAACTTCCCGCGCCAGTACGAATCATACATGATGACACAGGACACCACATTCGAGAGCAGATATTACGGCTCGGTAATGATAGATTACCTTGAGAAATACCCTGAGCTGGTGATCATGTGGGCAGGCTATGCATTTGCAAGGGACTATAACCAGGGACGCGGCCACTACTACTCGGTTACCGATGTGCATAATACGTTGCGGACGGTTCAGCCGCAGCCAGCCACATGCTGGACATGCAAGAGCACCGATGTGCCGAGGGTGATGAACGAGATAGGGGTAAGGGAGTTCTACAGCAGCTCCTGGTCAGATATGGGAAGTGAAATAGTAAACTCCATAGGGTGCCAGGACTGCCACGATCCGCAGACCATGAACCTCAGGATAACAAGGCCGGCGCTGGCCGAAGCTTTCGAAAGGCAGGGCAGGAACATTGAGCACGCCACCCACCAGGAGATGCGTTCCCTGGTATGTGCCCAGTGCCATGTGGAATACTATTTCAAGGGAGAGGAAACCTACCTGACCTTCCCGTGGGACATGGGATTCAGCGCCGATGACATGGAGGCCTACTTTGATTACCATGAGTTCACGGACTGGGTGCACGGACTGAGCAGGGCGCCGATGCTTAAGGCCCAGCACCCGGACTATGAACTTTTCAAAACAGGGATCCATGCAGAGAGGGGCGTTTCGTGCGCGGACTGCCACATGCCATACCAGAGGGAGGGGGGGATGAAATTCACTAATCACCACCTGCAGAGTCCACTCAACAACATAGCGGGATCATGCCAGGTATGCCACCGTGAAAGTGAGGAAACACTATTGCAAAATGTCTATGACCGCCAGGCCCGCATAAGCGAACTCAGACGCATTACCGAGAAGAACCTGGCACGCCTGCACCTCGAAGCAAAGGCGGCGTGGGATGCAGGGGCCACCGAAGAGGAGATGCACGATGTGCTCCAGCTTATCAGGCATGCCCAGTGGAGATGGGACTGGGTGGCTGCAGCAAACAGCATGGGGTTCCACTCTCCCAACGAAGCGCTGAGGGTGCTCGGAACCTCCATACAGAAGTCCCAGGAGGCCCGGGTGCACCTGGCAAGGATATTCGGCAGGTACGGAGTGCCGCAGCCCCTGGAGCTGCCCGATTTCTCAACAAAGGAGAAGGCTCAGGAGATTGTGGGACTCGACATGGCACAGATAAGGTCGCAGAAAGCTGATTTCAAACAGAACGTACTGCCTGTATGGCTCGAGGAGGCAAGGCAGAGGGAAGCCGCCTACAACCTGCCTTAAAAGATAATGCGGGGCCCCTGCTCCCGTTGAGCACGTGTAACTGCATGCAATATCATTGGCTGATGCAAATCCATGGCCGGCAGTGTTTTCCTGCCGGCTTTACTTTATCAACATTGCCGTCGCAGAAAACATACCCTCACTGTTGATAAATTAACAGGTAAAAACCAGCCGATTCTGCATTAAATATTTTTCTTACCCGGCAAAAATATGTTTCTTCAGGCCTGATGATAAAAGGCAACAAATCAGCGCTCAGGAAGGTGCTGCCGTTAGCGGCAGCGATCATTGCAACCTCATTACTTGCCGCAACCCTCCTGTTCCTTGCAGCCAATGGCGGCAGCATTCTTTTTACGGGCGTTGCAGCGGCAATGGTCATTCTTGTTTCAGTTGCTGCATCATACCTGCTGCTCCGGCACAGCCGACAATCGGGTAGTCTGCACTCCCCCGCATCTTTCCAAACCGGTAAGATGTTCGGAGATTTTATGGATGACCTGCCGCTGGGCGTATTCATAAAGGACGGTGAAAGCAGGGCCGTTTACCTGAACAGGCACATGGACAGGGTTTTCGGAAAGTCAAATTGCCTGGGCAAGACGCCCTACAATATATACGACAGAACTACGGCCGGCCGGGTGATGGATGAAGACAAAAGGGTACTTGCCGGTGAAAGTATAACGGTTGAAGAGGTGCTGACAGACAAGCACGGTAGGGAAAGGGTATACACAACTCATAAATTCTGCCTGTTTGACCATGAAGGGAAGAGGCAGATCGGAGGCGTGTCGATCGAGATAACACGGCGGAGGGAGGCTGAATACAGGCTGAGAATCCTTTCCAGGGCCATCAGGAACTCGCCCGTTACAGTGGTGATAACCGATCCCGGAGGAAACATCGAATATGTGAACCCGGCGTTTATAAATTCAACCGGCTACAGCTTTGCCGAGGTGATGGGCGAGAATATGAAGATCATAAACTCCGGGCACCATGATGATATGTTCTTCAAGGATATGTGGGAAAGGATAAGAAGCGGCGCCGAATGGCAGGGAGAGATCCTCAACAGGAAAAAGGACGGAACTCTTTTCTGGGAGCTGGTCAGCATTTCATCGGTTACTAACAGGGACGGAGAGATAACGCATTTCGTGGCAATCAAGGATGATATAAGCAAGCGCAAACAGATGGAGGATGCTTTGCGGAAAGCCAAAGAGAAGGCCGAGGAGAGCGACAAGCTGAAATCTGCCTTCCTGGCCAACATGTCGCACGAGATACGTACGCCGATGAATGCCATAGTGGGACTGTCAGGATTACTGGGAGACCCTGAGACAGCCTTCAGTGACAGGGTTCAGTTTTCACTGCTTATAAGAGAGAATTCAAACGTGCTCCTTCAGCTAATTGACGACATTGTTGACGTATCAAAAATTGAGGCGGGGCAGATAGCAATGAGGCCCGAACCCTGCAACCTGGAGGCCCTTATGGATGAGATATACGAATCGTTCATGCCCCAGGTCAGGGAGAGGGAGGATGACACCCTTTTCGTGCTGAAGAAGGAGAAAAGCTCCATGCCGCTCCAGACGGTAACAGACCAGCAACGGCTCAGGCAGATCATCACCAATTTACTGAGCAACGCGTTGAAATTTACCAGAACAGGCAAGATTGAATTCGGATACAGCCTTGAGAAGGATAAATCCCTGCTTTTTTATGTGAAGGATACGGGCCGGGGTATCCCCTCCGATAAACTTGAGCAGATCTTCGACCGCTTCAGCCAGATTGACCGGGAGGACGGGGACTTTCACAGGGGTGCGGGACTGGGGCTGTCGATCTCAAAAAGCATTGCCGAACTGCTGGGCGGATCGATCTGGGCTGAATCTGAGCCGGAAAAAGGTTCATGCTTTTATCTCTCAATTCCCTGGCACCCGGTTAATTCGAAAACCGTGCAGGAGAGAAAGCAAGTGGTTGCGGTGGACTATCCCCGGCTGACGGGGCATAAAATTCTTGTCGTGGAAGATCTTGAGGTGAACTACAGGCTTATTGAAGTGATGCTGAAAAAAACAGGGGCCACCATCCTCTGGGGCCAGACAGGCGGGCAGGCACTCACACTTTTTGCTGAAAACCCTGATCTTTCACTGGTATTGCTTGACCTTAACATGCCTGATATAAACGGATACGACCTGCTGGTTACAATGAAAGAGCAGAGGAGCGACCTGCCTGTTATCATCCAGACAGCATATGCAATGAACGGAGAAAGGGAACGATGCAGGAAAGCTGGTTGCGACAATTACATAACCAAACCGCTGCAACTGGAGCAGTTGGTGGAGGCAGTAAGAAGCTGCATGCTCGAGGCATCATAATATCCCCGGCTTCTGGCGTGATAATGTTCCCTGCCCCAGGATGATGCAAATTTCAACAAATATTCAGTTATTTGTAAATTAGATTTTTATATCTTTATCTCCATATTACCTAAAAGATTGTTGCGATGTCAAATTTCATGCTGAAATTCAAGTTCGGACTGAAGTCCAGGCTTGGTATGCTAACCGGAACATCAAGAATTGAGGCCCAAAATACGGCGCTTAAACAGGAGTATGAAGAGTTTCTCAGCTATGAAGAATCAAAGGAGCCGCAAAGATTCGATGAGCTGGAGGAGATCGTCACTTCGCAGGATTTCCGCGACAGGAAAAAATTCATCAATAACCAGCGGTTCAAGGGCTCTGATGCTCATGAAAAGTTCAAGGAGTACAACTCCATGAAGAGATCACCGGAGTTCAAAGGGTATTTCAGGTTTATTGGCTCAAATTATTTTCCTGATTTTAAGAAGTTTGACAATTCGCCTGAAATAAATAAGATCGACGCCAACAGGGAAGAGGACAAGGATGAGATAGCAACCCTCAGAAAATCACCGGGCATCAACGCCTATTACAAGCTGGCGAAGAAAAAGGATCTCACGCATTATCGTAAGATTGACGGATCGCCTGAGCTGGAGAAATTCAGGGAGCTTGAAGAGTACGTCAATTCAGATGAATTTAAAAAGACCAGGGAGTACCTGGAGATGAAGGACAAATTCTCCGGCACCCCTGAGCACCAGCAGGAAAAGGAGTACCTGGAACTTAAGAAATCAAAGAAGCTCAAGTGGTACCATAAGGCAAAAGCCTCGGGAAAATTTGATGAGGTCAAAAAATGGAAGCTTGAGTTTGAAGATGATTTTTCAGGCAAAAGCCTTGACGGCAAAAAGTGGCTGACCACATATTTCTGGGGTAAAGAACTGCTTAAAGAGGGATACTCTGTCGCTTCTGACCTGCACTTTTACACCGAAGGCAAGAATCACGAGGTGGCTGATAAGCTTCTTAAACTTCATACCCGCAGGGAACCCGTAACCGGCCAGGCATGGGATCCGGCGCTTGGCTTTTTCCCGAAAGATTTTGAATTTACCTCGGGACTTGTCAACACCGGGGCCAGCTTCCGCCAGAAGTACGGAGCCTTTGAAGCGAAAGTGAGGATGCACCGCGCTCCATCTGTATGGCATGCTTTCTGGATGTTATCGGAACAGATGGTCCCGCATGTTGACGTGTTCCGTTTTTCGGGAAAGAAAAGGAACAGGATCGAGTTCAACAACTACTGGACAAGTAACGGCGACAAGCAGAATATAAGAAAAAGCTCAGAGACGGTAGGTGGCATAGATTTCGCGAAAGGCTTCTTCATTTTCAGACTCGAGTGGTATCCCGGCATGCTGGTATGGAAAATCAACAACACCGTGGTCAAGAAAATAACCCAGGGAATTCCGCAGGAGCCGATGTATATACTTTTCAGCTCCGGCGTTGACAGTGAAGACGGTAACGGACTTCCCACCTCGATGGATATTGACTGG of the Marinilabiliales bacterium genome contains:
- the nrfH gene encoding cytochrome c nitrite reductase small subunit: MIKKLILFLEPPPGWKPAVVILLGVFTGIALLVFHASEAQSYISDKPETCINCHVMYPQYASWAKSSHRETATCAECHVPQDNVFSKYYVKGTDGMRHAYVFTARAEPQTIEIKQRGINVVQDNCIRCHQDLVEMTRLVEVTGRNHLEGEGHRCWDCHRDVPHGTVRSLSSAPYSLVPRLPSIMPQWLRDFLGGERE
- a CDS encoding ammonia-forming cytochrome c nitrite reductase gives rise to the protein MATIKELSEKKPWLNWVLFFGTVVIVFLIGLFAASIVERRSEAQLYFQMVKPIPDWEPRHEVWGQNFPRQYESYMMTQDTTFESRYYGSVMIDYLEKYPELVIMWAGYAFARDYNQGRGHYYSVTDVHNTLRTVQPQPATCWTCKSTDVPRVMNEIGVREFYSSSWSDMGSEIVNSIGCQDCHDPQTMNLRITRPALAEAFERQGRNIEHATHQEMRSLVCAQCHVEYYFKGEETYLTFPWDMGFSADDMEAYFDYHEFTDWVHGLSRAPMLKAQHPDYELFKTGIHAERGVSCADCHMPYQREGGMKFTNHHLQSPLNNIAGSCQVCHRESEETLLQNVYDRQARISELRRITEKNLARLHLEAKAAWDAGATEEEMHDVLQLIRHAQWRWDWVAAANSMGFHSPNEALRVLGTSIQKSQEARVHLARIFGRYGVPQPLELPDFSTKEKAQEIVGLDMAQIRSQKADFKQNVLPVWLEEARQREAAYNLP
- a CDS encoding PAS domain-containing sensor histidine kinase → MIKGNKSALRKVLPLAAAIIATSLLAATLLFLAANGGSILFTGVAAAMVILVSVAASYLLLRHSRQSGSLHSPASFQTGKMFGDFMDDLPLGVFIKDGESRAVYLNRHMDRVFGKSNCLGKTPYNIYDRTTAGRVMDEDKRVLAGESITVEEVLTDKHGRERVYTTHKFCLFDHEGKRQIGGVSIEITRRREAEYRLRILSRAIRNSPVTVVITDPGGNIEYVNPAFINSTGYSFAEVMGENMKIINSGHHDDMFFKDMWERIRSGAEWQGEILNRKKDGTLFWELVSISSVTNRDGEITHFVAIKDDISKRKQMEDALRKAKEKAEESDKLKSAFLANMSHEIRTPMNAIVGLSGLLGDPETAFSDRVQFSLLIRENSNVLLQLIDDIVDVSKIEAGQIAMRPEPCNLEALMDEIYESFMPQVREREDDTLFVLKKEKSSMPLQTVTDQQRLRQIITNLLSNALKFTRTGKIEFGYSLEKDKSLLFYVKDTGRGIPSDKLEQIFDRFSQIDREDGDFHRGAGLGLSISKSIAELLGGSIWAESEPEKGSCFYLSIPWHPVNSKTVQERKQVVAVDYPRLTGHKILVVEDLEVNYRLIEVMLKKTGATILWGQTGGQALTLFAENPDLSLVLLDLNMPDINGYDLLVTMKEQRSDLPVIIQTAYAMNGERERCRKAGCDNYITKPLQLEQLVEAVRSCMLEAS
- a CDS encoding glycosyl hydrolase family protein: MSNFMLKFKFGLKSRLGMLTGTSRIEAQNTALKQEYEEFLSYEESKEPQRFDELEEIVTSQDFRDRKKFINNQRFKGSDAHEKFKEYNSMKRSPEFKGYFRFIGSNYFPDFKKFDNSPEINKIDANREEDKDEIATLRKSPGINAYYKLAKKKDLTHYRKIDGSPELEKFRELEEYVNSDEFKKTREYLEMKDKFSGTPEHQQEKEYLELKKSKKLKWYHKAKASGKFDEVKKWKLEFEDDFSGKSLDGKKWLTTYFWGKELLKEGYSVASDLHFYTEGKNHEVADKLLKLHTRREPVTGQAWDPALGFFPKDFEFTSGLVNTGASFRQKYGAFEAKVRMHRAPSVWHAFWMLSEQMVPHVDVFRFSGKKRNRIEFNNYWTSNGDKQNIRKSSETVGGIDFAKGFFIFRLEWYPGMLVWKINNTVVKKITQGIPQEPMYILFSSGVDSEDGNGLPTSMDIDWVRGYNLAEETAE